CGATGTGAAAAAAGCTGCGGCCCTGCTGAAAGTGCATCCCAACACGTTGCGGTACCGCGTCCGGCGCGCTGAACAGATCATGGGAATCTCACTCGACGAGCCGGACACACGACTGCTGACAGAGCTTCAACTGGCACTCGTGAGCCGGGAACCGTCTGAACCGGAGCGGCTGACACCCACCAACTGAACCGCTCCGGTTGCACGCTCCGTCCGATCAACGAGACATATCGCCTACCGCACGGCAAATGCGCGGTACACAACACTCGTCAATGAATCGAACACGTCTAACTCAGGAGCACCCTTGAGAACTCGCGGAGCCGTCATCCGTCAAGCGCCCGGCAAGTACGAGGTCGTCGACCTCGAACTCGATTCACCTCGTACCAATGAACTGACCGTCAAGATGGTTGCTTCCGGCCTGTGCCATTCGGACGACCACATCGCCAGCGGCGATCACGCAGTGGGCCGGTACCCCATCTGCGGCGGCCACGAAGGCGCGGGTGTTGTGGTCGAGGTCGGCCCGAACACCGAGGGCTGGACCGAAGGTGACCACGTCATCTTCTCCTTCCTTGCCGCCTGTGGCCGATGCCGTTGGTGCGCAAGCGGAATTCAGAACCTGTGCGACAACGGCGCAGCAATCATGACGGGTAGCCGCCCCGGCGACACCGAGAGCTATCGCATGACGTTGGACGGCGAGCCGGTTTCACAGACCTGCGGCCTCTCCACCTTCAGCGAATACACTACGGTCAGTACGCTCTCCGCCATCAAGGTGGACAAGCATCTCCCGCTCGAGACGCTGTGTCTGCTGGGTTGCGGCGTCGGCACCGGTTGGGGTGCTGCCGTCAACTCCGCCCAGGTGTACCCGGGCCAGACCGTGATCGTCATGGGCGTCGGCGGCATCGGCATCAATGCCGTTCAAGGTGCAGCACACGCCGGCGCCGCACACATCATTGCCGTGGATCCTGTCGAATTCAAGCGCGAGAGTGCCCTGAAATTCGGTGCCACCCACGCAGTGTCCACGATGGAAGAAGCAACCGACATCGCTCGGTCCTTCACCAACGGCCAGGGCGCTGATTCCGCGATCGTCACCGTCGGAGTGACCACTGGAGACCATGTGGCACAGGCTTTCTCATCCATCCGCAAGGCCGGAACCTGCGTCGTCACCGGACTGGGCAAGATGACGGACATCGGCATTCCGGTGAGCCTGATGGAACTCACGCTCTACCAGAAGAGAATTCAGGGATCGCTCTTCGGTGCATCCAACCCGACCGCCGACATCCCGTGGATGGTCGATCTCTACACGAGCGGAAAGCTCAACCTCGACGGCTTGATCACCAACCGCTACTCCCTCGATCAAATCAACGAGGGCTTCGCGGACATGCATGCCGGCCGTAACCTCCGCGGCGTTATCACCTTCTGAGCTAGTTC
The nucleotide sequence above comes from Rhodococcus sp. KBS0724. Encoded proteins:
- a CDS encoding NDMA-dependent alcohol dehydrogenase, with protein sequence MRTRGAVIRQAPGKYEVVDLELDSPRTNELTVKMVASGLCHSDDHIASGDHAVGRYPICGGHEGAGVVVEVGPNTEGWTEGDHVIFSFLAACGRCRWCASGIQNLCDNGAAIMTGSRPGDTESYRMTLDGEPVSQTCGLSTFSEYTTVSTLSAIKVDKHLPLETLCLLGCGVGTGWGAAVNSAQVYPGQTVIVMGVGGIGINAVQGAAHAGAAHIIAVDPVEFKRESALKFGATHAVSTMEEATDIARSFTNGQGADSAIVTVGVTTGDHVAQAFSSIRKAGTCVVTGLGKMTDIGIPVSLMELTLYQKRIQGSLFGASNPTADIPWMVDLYTSGKLNLDGLITNRYSLDQINEGFADMHAGRNLRGVITF